A genomic segment from Luteolibacter ambystomatis encodes:
- a CDS encoding VWA domain-containing protein produces MNPETLHLQAIWAALAAAVIAGIGEWLHTRRLKRVQALAFGPAGRPRRWTVIAPVCRIVGVTALAWSLVTLLSFDRLTRQRDGRKPPDRNLMILLDVSPSMLLKDGGENGTQTRNERAAAVLKSVLDRIPGDRVRFTAAGFYTETRLLVKECQDRELILHLVGGTPFHITYEPGKTDLLKSLNQAGTIMKGWERKSTTLLVISDGDSVPPTGLNPMPSSVSEVIFAGVGDSSRGTFIDGHLSRQDTSNLSQLARRLHGTFYDCNVKHVPSEALKKLNAEDTGTARWRTDRRFIALASLAVSSVLLCLLPLLLEYLGSAWRPRPAPLRSLQPSPVP; encoded by the coding sequence ATGAATCCCGAAACCCTCCATCTCCAAGCCATCTGGGCCGCGCTGGCCGCCGCCGTGATCGCCGGCATCGGCGAGTGGCTCCACACCCGCCGTCTGAAGCGGGTGCAGGCGCTGGCCTTCGGACCGGCCGGACGCCCGCGGCGCTGGACCGTGATCGCGCCGGTGTGCCGCATCGTCGGAGTCACGGCACTCGCGTGGTCGCTGGTCACACTGCTTTCCTTCGACCGCCTCACGCGCCAGCGCGATGGCCGCAAGCCGCCGGATCGCAACCTGATGATCCTGCTCGATGTCTCCCCTTCCATGCTGCTGAAGGACGGCGGGGAAAATGGCACGCAGACCCGGAACGAACGCGCCGCCGCCGTACTGAAGTCCGTGCTCGACCGCATTCCGGGCGACCGCGTGCGCTTCACCGCCGCCGGATTCTATACCGAAACGCGCCTGCTGGTGAAGGAGTGCCAGGATCGGGAGCTGATCCTTCACCTCGTGGGCGGCACGCCCTTCCACATCACCTACGAACCTGGCAAGACCGACCTTCTCAAGTCGCTGAACCAGGCAGGCACGATCATGAAGGGCTGGGAACGCAAGTCCACCACCCTGCTCGTCATCTCCGATGGCGATAGCGTGCCCCCGACCGGCTTGAATCCGATGCCTTCCTCCGTCTCCGAAGTCATCTTCGCGGGTGTGGGTGATTCCAGCCGCGGCACCTTCATCGACGGCCACCTTTCCCGTCAGGACACGTCTAACCTGTCCCAACTCGCACGGCGGCTGCACGGCACGTTCTACGATTGCAACGTGAAGCACGTCCCCAGTGAGGCGCTGAAGAAACTGAATGCGGAGGACACGGGCACCGCGCGCTGGCGCACCGACCGCCGTTTCATCGCGCTGGCTTCGCTGGCGGTTTCCTCCGTGCTGCTGTGCCTGCTGCCGCTGCTTCTCGAATACCTCGGCAGCGCGTGGCGTCCGCGTCCCGCCCCGCTGCGTTCACTCCAGCCCAGCCCGGTCCCATGA
- a CDS encoding vWA domain-containing protein — MSFHHPELLWLLALPVFWGFWQWVRRGHPVVLPFDHGQQRSGKALRFFTNLAGTLPALLLAIAVLMLAGPRKTAPPQDERIMNNIILCIDVSGSMGARFGKGTRFEAAVDAAREFCNYRKGDAFGLTIFGSEFIHWVPPTKEMSAISSAMNYVRPDNMPPWMGGTLIANALHGCREELERTEQGDRAVVLITDGGSGDFANGGDRRIAEELSAANVRVFGIQVGNDGIGGGGMETIAGTTGGKVFNVDDRSALDNVFREIDRMQKARFKQVTADWVDDYTPLAIAGLVTAALYVLSLLGLRYTPW; from the coding sequence GTGAGCTTCCATCATCCCGAACTGCTCTGGCTCCTCGCGCTTCCCGTCTTCTGGGGCTTCTGGCAATGGGTGCGCCGCGGTCATCCGGTGGTGCTGCCCTTCGACCACGGCCAACAGCGCAGTGGCAAGGCGCTGCGCTTCTTCACCAATCTGGCGGGCACGCTGCCCGCTCTGCTGCTCGCCATCGCCGTGCTGATGCTGGCCGGTCCGCGCAAAACCGCTCCACCGCAGGACGAGCGGATCATGAACAACATCATCCTGTGCATCGATGTCTCCGGCTCGATGGGCGCGCGCTTCGGAAAAGGCACGCGCTTCGAAGCCGCCGTGGATGCCGCGCGCGAGTTCTGCAACTACCGCAAGGGCGATGCCTTCGGTCTCACCATCTTCGGCTCCGAGTTCATCCACTGGGTACCTCCCACGAAGGAAATGTCCGCCATTTCCAGCGCGATGAACTACGTCCGTCCGGACAACATGCCGCCATGGATGGGTGGCACGCTCATCGCCAATGCGCTCCACGGCTGCCGTGAGGAACTGGAACGCACCGAGCAGGGCGACCGCGCCGTGGTTCTCATCACCGACGGTGGCAGCGGCGACTTCGCCAATGGCGGCGACCGCCGCATTGCCGAGGAGCTGAGCGCCGCGAATGTCCGCGTATTCGGCATCCAGGTTGGCAACGACGGAATCGGCGGCGGCGGCATGGAAACCATCGCCGGAACCACCGGTGGCAAGGTCTTCAATGTCGATGACCGCTCGGCGCTCGACAATGTGTTCCGCGAAATCGACCGCATGCAGAAGGCGCGCTTCAAGCAGGTGACCGCGGATTGGGTCGATGATTACACGCCTCTCGCCATCGCCGGACTCGTGACGGCGGCTCTCTACGTCCTTTCGCTGCTGGGACTCCGTTACACCCCCTGGTGA
- a CDS encoding RHS repeat domain-containing protein, giving the protein MPAYGGNRSGGANPSSLPKGDPGPNSRRPQGDPGAGGNRPKGDPPAPRGGGKGDVVIDTGLSYSSRSGGPGSNGADHGQKWIACGCAGLSGTNSSGPASGPIVCKPQQDRAVCGLPPGTPPPPPGGTTTFNTLYFVKDQFSFKSEVGGGGIYTMLQGTGKKFTFDINGKLKTMVGAGNVAANFTFDGDRLKDINIPSLGGGSNRYRYETNTAGMTSELKYEVDDDPVLKTTYGYTDGNLTTVKLWENRAPAGEPADWGDAPISTTFYSYHPGSNRMRHVIPPQIHRQMMNNGIDPEEATESQLNEYAASEFAEYDANNRVTLFYTSGRRYQQTFSYRTNPVPPASAFTGWASCTEVVRADGSVMSCYYNRSGQLMLKMVQDGDQTWYPLCQQFEEGSGRILLSASGSAIEGIDEGTPTLVNLSATVGKITVYDYTAAGYLQNTKIQNGTSGTLIPQEKLEYQACPETANGTIYVVNKRTTYRDDAGTQEVVTTYSYDYHSGTNQISKKTTHLPVVPTSENGTGASYQTESHFDTLGALIKIVDQLGVATTYEYDAATGGMTKMTQDPTGLNLVTDYELDRRGRTILTLGPEHEVDLAGTPTALRTCRWTYFQDDIEGTWTFNGYRTTVGPAVDQIVGPVSINRPNLPPPADMAAYAGWRQSSLIQAVYDGEGIPAPDTVFGQETWTRWTVGLSDRASEYKEQWTYFNIPLGGYGHQSENYGRKLLAYDSVGRQNWTMCAGATIDQTTFNAMGWPVQEELGTVAGLSVTTVREFDANGNVTQVTAPVDTNTANDRVTTNTYDFRNRLETSARHLDESPFAFINGYTYDNRDLLTSQQTFKSDTTSPSNVIARTDTDYDALENPFRTRVYQNNGDWSNPQISQFYYDASGRLARSAPSGSKLFIVRRYDSVGRIEKIFRAWPSTGDNPLVDPSSIVHAVVMDQKEMNYDEASNLLSEIHRQRFDDTPDVDTGELGDSSISPKARVSYIASYADAVGHLMATSDYGTNGGGSWSRSQTTPLRSDTVLVTSTLYDAAGNTTVLTNAAGISNSRVYDDAGRLITTVENDASFGFRATHYEYTDDGWLTKLKCENPDTGLQITEWVRGVSIAQGSSINSNRLVFQKIYPNSTGASDRVTSLYNRQLQTVRVSDPNGTIHAYSLDKLGRLLVDQVEEFGQGIDATIGRVTTVYSDSGFVESQTSFSVDGTSSINQVIYDYNFFNQLKAETQKPNGSSELPSVEVSYEYEDGSSNTLRMTKSSIVSSKGVAIQYGSVKADALSRPDQINYEFPLSYFRTTYLGVATLVDEEIFSDGLPAIPIAKWTMKNGATGDAGDKYTGLDRFGRRVEIIWENADGKQVHSRYGRNRVGGIEWRRDEKAHAMSVNTQDSYYWYDDLQQVRRHDRGNLIPSFGPYYTGIENTIDMPRSQQEIFVFDESANWNSTYKQEPSFSQSRVNNQSNQIVSLDGPSGVIQPAYDLAGNMISIPTPKNPTMGYELVWDAWNRLVRVKDDEGSVLAVYSYDSRNRRVKSVVDGIGKIFIYDNQWRVIEERLAETPTIVDRQYGWNPFDRWDLIRRVRSTEGVESDELVFPLKDYFDPVALIDRSGSVIERYDYDAFGAEQILSASFEQKDESSYEWTFLFHAEFKDLETGLYNYGFRFYHTGLGRWCSRDILGEAAGSNMYCMLGNNPVNSIDQFGLSGLVFYFRPTPVVTPETLTYTFPRTVVQVPEVVSPRYMPLDPLPPGTITEPSSRWAPYPNPTSPQPEPDEDHDHIDWDMVDRWTQEPNGVNEKQDRRQKVNDCCRLHDKYKNIQDKRPTGENTCEDMYQKSKGLINERKVRMDYIKEGCDDVPWSKNPKKHDAHAEALRNELKNLKARMKDRGCWDMDEFDWYHLAQPGSRPIA; this is encoded by the coding sequence ATGCCGGCCTATGGCGGCAACCGCTCCGGCGGAGCCAATCCCTCCAGCCTGCCGAAGGGCGATCCGGGGCCGAACAGCCGCCGACCCCAGGGCGATCCCGGCGCGGGCGGCAACCGTCCCAAGGGCGATCCACCCGCCCCCCGCGGCGGCGGCAAGGGCGACGTGGTGATCGATACCGGCCTTTCCTACAGCAGCCGTTCCGGCGGCCCCGGCAGCAATGGCGCGGACCACGGCCAGAAGTGGATCGCCTGCGGCTGCGCCGGCCTCTCCGGCACCAACAGCAGCGGCCCGGCGAGCGGCCCGATCGTGTGCAAACCCCAGCAGGACCGCGCCGTCTGCGGCCTGCCTCCGGGCACTCCTCCTCCGCCTCCGGGCGGCACCACCACCTTCAACACGCTCTACTTCGTCAAGGACCAGTTCTCGTTCAAGAGCGAGGTCGGCGGCGGCGGCATCTACACGATGCTGCAGGGCACGGGCAAGAAGTTCACCTTCGACATCAACGGCAAGCTCAAGACCATGGTCGGCGCGGGCAACGTCGCCGCCAACTTCACCTTCGACGGCGACCGCCTCAAGGACATCAACATCCCCAGCCTGGGTGGCGGATCGAACCGCTACCGCTATGAGACGAACACCGCGGGCATGACTTCGGAGCTCAAGTACGAGGTGGACGATGATCCGGTGCTCAAGACCACCTACGGCTACACCGATGGCAACCTGACGACTGTCAAGCTGTGGGAAAACCGCGCCCCCGCGGGAGAACCGGCGGACTGGGGTGATGCCCCGATCTCGACCACTTTCTACAGCTATCATCCCGGCAGCAACCGGATGCGGCATGTGATCCCGCCGCAGATCCACCGCCAGATGATGAACAACGGCATCGATCCGGAGGAGGCCACGGAGAGCCAGCTCAACGAATACGCCGCTTCGGAGTTCGCGGAGTACGATGCGAACAACCGGGTGACGCTGTTCTACACCAGCGGGCGGCGGTATCAGCAGACCTTCAGCTATCGTACCAACCCGGTGCCGCCCGCTTCGGCGTTCACCGGCTGGGCCTCCTGCACGGAGGTGGTGCGCGCGGACGGCTCGGTGATGAGCTGCTACTACAACCGCAGCGGCCAGCTGATGCTCAAGATGGTCCAGGATGGTGACCAGACGTGGTATCCGCTGTGCCAGCAGTTCGAGGAAGGCAGCGGCCGCATCCTGCTGTCGGCGTCCGGCTCCGCGATCGAAGGCATTGATGAAGGCACCCCGACCTTGGTGAACCTCTCGGCCACGGTGGGGAAAATCACTGTCTACGACTATACGGCCGCGGGCTATCTGCAGAATACGAAGATCCAGAATGGCACCTCCGGAACCCTGATTCCGCAGGAGAAGCTGGAATACCAGGCGTGCCCGGAAACGGCCAACGGCACGATCTACGTGGTCAACAAGCGCACCACCTACCGGGATGATGCCGGTACGCAGGAGGTCGTCACGACCTACTCCTACGACTACCACAGCGGCACCAACCAGATTTCGAAAAAGACCACCCATCTGCCGGTGGTCCCGACGAGTGAAAACGGCACCGGCGCGTCCTACCAGACCGAGTCGCACTTCGATACCCTCGGTGCCTTGATCAAGATCGTGGACCAACTCGGCGTGGCGACCACCTACGAATACGATGCGGCCACCGGCGGCATGACGAAGATGACGCAGGACCCCACGGGGTTGAATCTGGTCACCGACTACGAACTGGACCGCCGCGGCCGCACCATTCTGACTCTGGGACCGGAACATGAGGTCGATCTCGCCGGTACGCCCACCGCGCTGCGCACCTGCCGCTGGACCTATTTCCAGGACGACATCGAGGGCACGTGGACCTTCAATGGCTACCGCACCACCGTCGGCCCGGCGGTCGACCAGATCGTCGGCCCGGTGAGCATCAACCGTCCGAACCTGCCGCCGCCCGCGGACATGGCGGCCTACGCCGGTTGGCGCCAGTCGTCGCTGATCCAGGCGGTCTATGACGGCGAGGGCATCCCCGCGCCGGACACCGTCTTCGGCCAGGAAACGTGGACCCGCTGGACCGTCGGCCTCAGCGACCGCGCGTCTGAGTATAAGGAGCAATGGACCTACTTCAACATCCCGCTCGGCGGCTACGGCCATCAGTCGGAGAACTACGGTCGCAAGCTGTTGGCGTATGACAGCGTGGGCCGCCAGAATTGGACGATGTGTGCCGGGGCGACGATCGACCAGACGACATTCAACGCGATGGGCTGGCCGGTGCAGGAGGAACTCGGCACGGTGGCGGGCCTGAGTGTGACGACGGTGCGCGAGTTCGATGCCAACGGCAACGTGACCCAGGTCACCGCGCCGGTGGACACGAACACCGCGAACGACCGGGTGACGACGAACACCTACGATTTCCGCAACCGCTTGGAAACATCGGCCCGTCATCTCGACGAGAGTCCGTTCGCATTCATTAACGGCTACACATACGACAACCGAGATCTATTGACTTCCCAACAGACGTTCAAAAGCGACACCACTTCTCCCAGCAACGTCATTGCACGCACGGATACAGATTATGATGCGCTTGAAAACCCTTTCAGAACACGCGTCTATCAGAACAATGGAGACTGGAGCAACCCGCAGATCTCGCAATTCTATTATGACGCCTCAGGTCGGCTAGCGCGCAGTGCTCCCTCCGGGAGTAAGCTCTTTATCGTCAGGAGATACGATAGCGTAGGACGTATTGAGAAAATATTCCGGGCTTGGCCATCAACAGGCGACAACCCATTAGTCGATCCATCATCGATTGTTCATGCAGTTGTGATGGACCAAAAGGAGATGAACTATGACGAGGCAAGCAACCTTCTTAGTGAGATTCACCGCCAGCGATTCGATGATACTCCAGATGTAGATACTGGTGAGTTAGGGGATTCTTCAATTTCGCCAAAGGCTCGAGTAAGCTATATTGCTTCCTATGCAGATGCTGTCGGACACTTAATGGCAACCTCCGACTACGGTACCAATGGGGGAGGCTCGTGGAGTCGCAGCCAGACCACGCCGCTGCGTTCGGACACTGTCTTAGTGACTTCGACCTTGTATGATGCCGCTGGCAATACAACGGTCCTGACCAATGCTGCTGGCATCAGTAACTCGCGTGTTTACGACGACGCTGGCCGTCTGATTACCACTGTAGAAAATGATGCTTCCTTTGGGTTTCGTGCTACCCACTATGAATATACGGATGACGGTTGGCTGACCAAACTCAAGTGCGAGAACCCGGACACTGGTCTACAGATCACAGAATGGGTGCGCGGGGTGAGTATTGCTCAGGGGTCCTCGATCAATAGCAACCGCTTGGTCTTCCAGAAGATTTATCCCAACAGTACAGGAGCTTCCGATAGAGTTACCAGTCTATACAACCGTCAACTTCAAACTGTGAGGGTATCCGATCCTAATGGCACCATTCATGCCTATAGCCTTGATAAATTAGGCCGCCTACTGGTCGATCAAGTAGAAGAGTTCGGTCAAGGAATTGATGCCACAATAGGTCGGGTTACAACAGTTTATAGTGACTCCGGATTTGTTGAGTCTCAAACTAGTTTCAGCGTGGATGGGACGAGTAGTATTAATCAAGTTATTTATGATTATAATTTCTTTAATCAACTTAAAGCGGAAACTCAGAAACCCAACGGTTCCTCAGAACTCCCTTCGGTAGAGGTGTCCTACGAATATGAAGACGGCAGTTCAAATACACTTCGAATGACGAAATCCAGTATCGTTTCTTCTAAGGGTGTGGCTATTCAATATGGGTCGGTCAAAGCGGACGCCTTGAGCCGACCTGATCAAATTAATTATGAGTTTCCTCTGTCCTATTTTAGAACTACATATTTGGGGGTGGCTACATTAGTGGATGAGGAAATATTCTCGGATGGATTACCTGCTATCCCAATCGCAAAATGGACAATGAAAAATGGGGCGACTGGGGACGCTGGAGATAAATATACCGGCCTTGATCGTTTTGGTCGCAGAGTGGAAATTATATGGGAAAACGCCGATGGCAAACAGGTGCATTCCCGTTATGGGCGAAACAGAGTCGGTGGAATAGAATGGAGGCGTGACGAGAAGGCACACGCGATGTCCGTTAATACACAGGATAGCTATTATTGGTACGACGATCTTCAGCAAGTGAGGCGTCACGATCGTGGTAATCTGATACCATCATTCGGCCCATATTACACTGGTATTGAGAATACAATAGATATGCCTCGTTCTCAGCAAGAGATATTTGTCTTTGATGAATCCGCAAATTGGAATTCCACCTATAAACAAGAGCCTTCCTTTTCTCAGAGTCGAGTGAACAACCAATCTAACCAAATCGTCAGTTTGGATGGCCCATCTGGTGTCATCCAACCGGCTTACGATTTGGCTGGAAACATGATCTCTATCCCCACGCCGAAAAATCCGACTATGGGATATGAACTCGTTTGGGATGCGTGGAACCGTCTAGTTCGAGTTAAAGACGATGAGGGTTCTGTTTTGGCTGTTTATAGTTATGACTCAAGAAATCGTCGCGTGAAATCTGTCGTAGACGGAATAGGAAAAATTTTCATATACGACAATCAGTGGCGGGTGATAGAAGAGCGTCTCGCCGAGACGCCCACAATTGTTGATCGGCAGTACGGATGGAATCCCTTCGACCGTTGGGATTTGATCCGACGAGTAAGATCGACAGAAGGGGTGGAGTCCGATGAATTGGTATTTCCGTTGAAAGACTATTTTGATCCAGTGGCTTTGATTGATCGATCAGGTTCTGTCATTGAACGCTATGATTATGATGCGTTTGGGGCAGAACAAATCCTGAGCGCGTCATTCGAGCAAAAAGATGAAAGTAGTTATGAATGGACGTTTTTGTTCCACGCGGAATTTAAGGATCTGGAGACAGGGTTGTATAATTATGGATTTCGTTTTTATCACACCGGTTTAGGGAGATGGTGCTCGCGTGATATTCTTGGGGAAGCTGCTGGATCAAACATGTATTGCATGCTTGGAAATAATCCTGTGAACTCTATAGATCAATTCGGTCTATCTGGACTTGTTTTTTATTTCCGACCGACTCCGGTTGTGACTCCAGAAACGCTTACCTATACGTTCCCGCGGACGGTGGTTCAGGTGCCAGAAGTTGTCTCACCTCGCTATATGCCTTTGGATCCTCTTCCTCCTGGAACTATAACAGAACCGTCTTCAAGGTGGGCTCCTTATCCCAATCCTACTTCTCCACAACCTGAACCAGACGAGGATCATGATCATATAGATTGGGATATGGTGGATCGCTGGACTCAAGAGCCTAATGGAGTTAACGAAAAGCAAGATAGGCGGCAAAAAGTGAATGATTGCTGCAGGTTGCATGATAAGTATAAGAATATCCAGGATAAGCGGCCTACTGGGGAAAATACTTGCGAGGATATGTACCAAAAATCAAAAGGTCTTATCAACGAGAGGAAGGTGAGGATGGATTATATAAAAGAAGGATGCGATGACGTGCCATGGAGTAAGAATCCCAAAAAACATGATGCACATGCAGAGGCGCTAAGGAATGAACTCAAAAATCTTAAGGCTAGAATGAAGGATAGAGGGTGTTGGGATATGGACGAATTTGATTGGTATCACTTGGCGCAACCCGGATCACGCCCAATTGCATGA